Proteins from one Chroococcidiopsis sp. CCMEE 29 genomic window:
- a CDS encoding PilN domain-containing protein has translation MYSLDINFLQDRSEYQQDRGRGFTKPLLPSFAGSMTPLYLGLATGLLLPTVVGAGWLLLQTQNTQLENNIAAIDAELNRLGIQEENIKKIQAETSQTQAETQALATVFNQIRPWSAMLQDMRDRIPTTVQIQTIKQIAAATPQPAAQPSPNANANQQPAQPAPNPAGGIEISGIARSFNAVNDFLLTLKQSPFLKSTDTRIITAELIDNPVAAASGSAKTAPVKLPQVVQYTIQSSLSDIPASELLRELERKGTLGLVTRIRTLQQRGVIQQ, from the coding sequence ATGTATAGTCTGGATATAAATTTTCTTCAGGATCGTTCAGAATACCAGCAAGATAGAGGCAGGGGCTTCACAAAACCGCTTCTGCCTAGTTTTGCGGGTAGTATGACCCCCCTATATTTGGGGCTTGCCACTGGTCTTCTTTTACCAACTGTGGTAGGAGCTGGGTGGCTGTTACTACAAACTCAAAATACTCAGTTAGAAAACAATATTGCCGCAATAGACGCAGAGTTAAACCGCTTAGGTATTCAAGAGGAGAATATCAAAAAAATTCAGGCAGAGACGAGCCAAACGCAAGCGGAAACCCAAGCACTAGCAACAGTATTTAATCAGATTCGTCCTTGGTCAGCGATGTTGCAAGATATGCGCGATCGCATTCCTACAACGGTACAAATTCAAACTATCAAGCAAATTGCAGCAGCTACTCCTCAACCAGCCGCTCAGCCAAGTCCAAATGCCAATGCTAACCAGCAGCCAGCCCAACCAGCTCCAAATCCGGCTGGTGGAATTGAAATTTCTGGGATTGCTCGCTCGTTTAACGCCGTGAACGATTTCTTACTCACCCTCAAACAGTCTCCTTTCCTCAAATCTACAGACACCCGAATTATCACAGCCGAATTAATCGACAACCCAGTAGCCGCAGCTTCCGGTTCTGCTAAAACTGCACCCGTCAAACTGCCACAAGTTGTTCAATACACAATTCAATCAAGTCTGAGTGATATCCCCGCCTCTGAGTTATTACGAGAGTTGGAGCGTAAGGGTACTTTAGGACTAGTGACTCGTATTCGCACACTGCAACAAAGAGGAGTCATTCAACAATGA
- a CDS encoding AMIN domain-containing protein — MKQLQGSGLLVAGAAVVLVAAQPVWAQAARVTAVRLNPTNSGFNVVLETAPGARPQVFTSKRANTLVADIINAQLRLPQGNNFRQEKPAPGIDSVVITQLDPNSVRMVITGTTSAPSSQIAQRNARGITLSISPASGTPSAASAPAKTPAVGAASPQPGQTPTQKPNVLVPNPKVTIDGGAPPPSGMAQAENQAPPFLPRAVAPPVGDIAVSNADSSPMLIDLGTTERVPRLVLRDAPVREVLSLLARAANLNVAFTTATPPGAQQQQAQPTQPGAAADEGPRISLDIQDESVQDVFNYVLRISGLQANREGRTIFVGTRLPNEARNLTVRSLRLNQITVASALNFLVALGAESAVSRERTVTSVQAVPVGGAAAPATQTQTSTETRIETQRIDLQDSIPLLRGLQVVGDERTNSLTLIGSPKQIDIATTQLVQLDSRRRQVAVNVKIVDVNLLATEDFNTSFSFGIGDSFFSSDGGAATLNFGRVNPPGSAVVRGNQLSPPAIQSPFGGAPFLDAQPNAPFGTGTPQQFVNPPLQNGSVQPGFGTYPRPPFGTNRNPLQPGVTNIPETGPITFGLPTLFQFPSRFLSRLQAQVTSGNAKILTDPTLTVQEGQTAQVNLTAEVFAGTEIQYVAANQGGNPIPIQRPVTKDAGLTLLLRVERIDDNGFVSLSVAPTVSAISGSATTSTGEQIALLSERSLTSGLIRLRDGQTLILSGIIQDSDRTTVTKVPILGDIPILGALFRSTNKTNQRNEVIVLLTPQIMDDSERSSSLGNNYTLSPDARQLLERSRGLQTPSNNR; from the coding sequence GTGAAACAGCTTCAAGGTAGTGGTTTACTAGTTGCCGGGGCGGCAGTCGTTTTAGTTGCAGCTCAACCAGTGTGGGCACAAGCTGCAAGAGTGACAGCGGTACGACTAAACCCAACAAATAGCGGTTTTAATGTGGTTCTGGAAACTGCTCCGGGTGCTCGCCCCCAAGTTTTTACCAGCAAGCGGGCTAATACCCTAGTTGCAGATATCATCAATGCTCAGCTGCGCTTACCACAAGGGAACAATTTTCGCCAAGAAAAACCAGCTCCTGGCATTGACTCGGTTGTAATCACCCAACTCGACCCGAATAGCGTGCGGATGGTTATCACTGGCACTACCAGTGCCCCCAGCAGTCAAATTGCTCAGCGAAATGCCCGAGGAATTACCCTCAGTATTAGCCCAGCATCAGGAACACCGTCTGCTGCATCCGCACCCGCTAAAACCCCAGCAGTAGGTGCTGCCTCGCCTCAACCTGGACAAACACCTACTCAAAAACCAAATGTTCTTGTCCCTAATCCAAAAGTGACAATTGATGGGGGAGCGCCACCACCATCTGGGATGGCTCAAGCGGAGAATCAGGCTCCGCCTTTCTTGCCCAGAGCAGTCGCTCCACCAGTGGGAGATATTGCCGTCTCGAATGCCGATTCCTCACCCATGCTGATCGATCTGGGTACAACCGAACGGGTACCGCGACTGGTATTGCGAGATGCCCCGGTACGAGAAGTTCTATCCCTGCTTGCCCGTGCCGCCAATCTTAACGTTGCTTTTACAACAGCCACGCCACCAGGTGCTCAGCAACAGCAAGCTCAACCAACTCAGCCTGGTGCAGCAGCGGATGAGGGACCGAGGATTTCGCTGGATATCCAAGATGAGTCAGTTCAGGATGTATTCAACTATGTCCTCCGTATTAGTGGTTTACAAGCCAACCGGGAAGGACGCACTATTTTCGTCGGTACTAGACTACCGAATGAAGCTCGTAATTTAACAGTGCGTAGCCTGCGATTGAATCAGATAACAGTGGCATCTGCTCTGAACTTTTTGGTCGCTTTGGGTGCAGAAAGTGCCGTCAGCCGGGAACGAACCGTTACTAGTGTTCAGGCTGTGCCTGTAGGAGGTGCCGCAGCTCCAGCTACACAAACTCAGACCAGTACAGAAACGAGAATTGAAACTCAGCGCATTGATTTGCAAGATTCTATACCCCTACTACGAGGTTTACAGGTAGTAGGAGACGAGCGCACCAATTCTCTAACGTTGATTGGTAGTCCTAAGCAAATTGATATTGCCACGACTCAACTAGTTCAACTCGATTCCCGTCGTCGTCAAGTTGCCGTCAATGTCAAGATTGTGGATGTTAACCTGTTGGCAACCGAGGACTTTAATACCAGCTTCTCGTTTGGAATTGGTGACAGTTTCTTCTCAAGTGATGGAGGAGCCGCCACTCTCAATTTTGGCAGAGTGAATCCGCCAGGGAGTGCGGTTGTGCGTGGGAATCAGTTGAGTCCACCTGCGATCCAAAGCCCGTTTGGTGGAGCACCTTTCCTCGATGCTCAGCCGAATGCTCCCTTTGGTACTGGTACTCCTCAACAATTTGTTAATCCACCACTCCAGAACGGCAGTGTTCAGCCTGGATTTGGAACATATCCGCGTCCCCCTTTTGGTACTAATAGAAATCCTCTCCAGCCTGGGGTAACAAATATACCTGAGACTGGTCCCATTACATTTGGGTTGCCAACTCTATTTCAGTTTCCCAGTCGCTTTTTATCTCGCTTACAAGCTCAAGTTACCAGTGGTAATGCCAAGATTTTGACCGACCCTACTCTAACCGTACAAGAAGGGCAGACCGCTCAAGTCAACTTAACGGCAGAAGTGTTCGCAGGTACTGAAATTCAGTACGTTGCTGCTAATCAAGGGGGGAATCCAATTCCCATTCAGCGACCAGTTACTAAAGATGCAGGTTTAACCCTTTTGCTTCGAGTTGAGCGAATTGATGATAATGGTTTTGTTTCCTTATCTGTAGCACCCACTGTCTCTGCTATTTCTGGTTCAGCAACTACTTCCACTGGTGAGCAAATTGCTTTGCTATCTGAAAGAAGCCTTACGTCTGGGCTAATTCGCCTACGCGATGGTCAAACGTTGATTCTGTCAGGCATTATTCAGGATTCAGACCGAACCACGGTAACTAAGGTTCCGATTTTGGGCGATATTCCTATACTAGGTGCCCTGTTTAGAAGCACAAACAAGACAAATCAACGAAATGAGGTGATTGTGTTGCTAACGCCTCAAATTATGGATGATTCAGAGCGCTCTTCCTCTTTGGGTAATAACTACACGCTCAGTCCAGATGCGCGTCAACTGCTGGAGCGGAGTCGGGGTTTACAAACTCCTAGCAATAATCGATAG
- the cobD gene encoding threonine-phosphate decarboxylase CobD: MMQPRHGGNLSWAAALAGCPPEAILDFSASISPLGPPKSAIAAIQAHLGKLSCYPDPDYRELKAALSQSHQLSPEWILPGNGSAELLTWAGWDLAKLAATVLATPAFGDYWRALKAFDAKVWSSPLFLGDRQEGIDLSVPYSCKGGFTKHTGAQIDNWVKPAPTNSYSPAECGLLLNNPHNPTGKLFSRETILPYLEQFALVVLDEAFMDFLPPDREQSLIPVVQEYPNLVILRSLTKFYSLPGLRLGYVIAHPDRLQRWQQWRDPWPVNTLAAAAAIAVVQDIEFQQRTWAWLPPTRLQLFQDLSQLPGFQPFNSAANFLLVQSEQASQELQQHLLQQHQILIRDCLSFPELGDRYFRIAVRSNSENERLVEALKTIY; the protein is encoded by the coding sequence TTGATGCAACCTAGACACGGGGGGAATTTATCCTGGGCAGCAGCACTAGCAGGCTGTCCTCCCGAGGCGATTCTAGATTTTTCTGCTAGTATCAGCCCGCTGGGACCTCCCAAGAGCGCGATCGCTGCTATTCAAGCTCACCTGGGCAAACTAAGCTGCTATCCAGACCCCGACTATCGGGAATTGAAAGCCGCTCTTAGTCAGTCGCATCAATTGTCTCCTGAATGGATTCTGCCGGGTAATGGCTCGGCAGAGTTACTTACTTGGGCAGGCTGGGACTTAGCCAAATTAGCCGCGACAGTCTTAGCCACTCCTGCCTTTGGTGACTACTGGCGGGCATTGAAGGCATTTGACGCGAAAGTGTGGTCGAGTCCTCTTTTTTTAGGCGATAGGCAAGAGGGAATAGACTTGTCCGTTCCCTACTCCTGTAAGGGCGGGTTTACTAAACATACCGGCGCTCAGATAGATAATTGGGTTAAACCCGCCCCTACTAATTCCTACTCTCCGGCTGAATGTGGTTTACTGCTCAATAACCCCCATAATCCTACTGGTAAGTTATTTTCGCGGGAAACGATTCTACCCTATTTGGAGCAATTTGCTCTGGTTGTGTTAGATGAAGCCTTTATGGATTTTCTGCCACCTGATCGGGAACAAAGCTTGATCCCAGTAGTGCAGGAATATCCAAATTTAGTGATTTTGCGATCGCTCACCAAATTCTACAGCCTACCAGGGCTAAGACTGGGATACGTGATCGCTCACCCCGACCGACTCCAACGATGGCAGCAGTGGCGCGATCCTTGGCCTGTGAATACTCTGGCAGCAGCGGCAGCTATAGCTGTAGTTCAGGATATAGAATTCCAACAACGAACTTGGGCATGGCTACCACCAACGCGGTTGCAGCTATTTCAGGACTTAAGCCAGTTACCAGGATTCCAACCATTCAATAGCGCTGCTAACTTTTTACTGGTGCAATCAGAACAAGCGAGTCAAGAACTACAGCAACATTTACTACAGCAACATCAGATTTTAATCCGCGATTGCCTAAGTTTTCCCGAACTGGGCGATCGCTACTTCCGGATAGCTGTGCGCTCAAACAGTGAAAACGAACGCTTGGTCGAAGCTTTGAAGACAATTTACTAG
- a CDS encoding HU family DNA-binding protein gives MNKGELVDAVAEKASVTKKQADAVLTAALETIVEAVSSGDKVTLVGFGSFESRERKAREGRNPKTGDKMEIPATKVPAFSAGKLFREKVSPGDE, from the coding sequence ATGAACAAAGGTGAACTAGTTGATGCTGTAGCTGAAAAAGCCAGCGTAACGAAAAAACAAGCTGATGCTGTTCTAACAGCAGCGTTGGAAACCATCGTCGAAGCCGTCTCTTCCGGCGATAAAGTGACATTAGTGGGCTTTGGCTCTTTTGAGTCAAGGGAGCGCAAAGCTCGTGAAGGTCGCAATCCTAAAACTGGCGATAAAATGGAAATTCCGGCAACCAAGGTTCCAGCCTTCTCTGCTGGTAAGCTGTTTAGGGAAAAAGTGTCGCCCGGAGACGAGTAG
- a CDS encoding type II secretion system protein M has product MTFNEDFISFEDGKEGEVAPTYPTAFGVTLTPAVSGVLIAVLGLAGSGYLILNLIMPTWQRNQELTATQNEKQALVQQKQATLRQIDEVQTELAQAKQQRVDLLALFANEKTLDTLLLDLNRLVDSSNANLGGASAKLKRFVPATGSAEVIADGSLGAEVNGKLKRQVVNVEFDGTFEQTQSILRNIERLQPLLIVRDYQSLLAQTSSSPENRPVRGPATITTSFQLQALIPVSPEEAAKAAQAVANQQPK; this is encoded by the coding sequence ATGACGTTCAATGAAGATTTTATTTCGTTTGAAGATGGGAAAGAGGGTGAAGTAGCGCCGACATATCCCACGGCATTTGGTGTGACGCTAACGCCAGCAGTTAGTGGTGTCCTCATTGCTGTTTTAGGATTGGCGGGAAGTGGCTATCTGATCCTCAATCTGATCATGCCAACTTGGCAGAGGAATCAGGAGTTGACAGCAACCCAGAATGAAAAGCAGGCGCTAGTTCAACAGAAGCAAGCTACCTTAAGGCAAATAGACGAGGTACAAACTGAATTAGCACAAGCAAAACAGCAAAGAGTAGACCTTTTGGCATTATTTGCCAATGAAAAGACCTTGGATACGTTACTGCTAGATCTCAATCGGCTGGTAGATTCTAGTAATGCCAATCTAGGGGGAGCCAGCGCCAAACTTAAGCGCTTTGTGCCAGCAACTGGGTCAGCTGAGGTGATTGCAGATGGTTCACTAGGAGCTGAAGTTAACGGCAAGCTCAAACGCCAAGTAGTGAATGTTGAATTTGACGGAACGTTTGAGCAGACGCAATCAATCCTACGCAATATTGAGCGTTTGCAACCCTTGTTGATTGTTAGAGACTATCAATCACTGTTAGCACAAACTTCTTCTAGCCCAGAAAACCGCCCGGTGAGAGGTCCAGCAACTATCACGACATCTTTTCAATTACAAGCCTTAATTCCAGTTTCCCCAGAAGAAGCAGCGAAAGCAGCCCAAGCCGTTGCTAACCAGCAGCCAAAGTAA
- a CDS encoding NAD(P)/FAD-dependent oxidoreductase, whose translation MAFDYDVVIIGGSPAGRYAAVTATQLRAKVALVEPAQRQGVAARSPLQDLLTPHTLSRMGLTQQLASVNQFDVNANADAAQNRKISLPWAEAMQWSSDVVANLEDQNSPAVLASLGVDFIQGAGQFERQPCLAFAVNGRRLLARSYLVAAGSRPAIPAIQGLQTTGYLTASEVWQPLTSPEPPKRWVIIGGDPNGCQLAQTLARLGLDVALIVSRSHILAKEDPEIAQLVQATLEAEGVRVLTATAVTQVKRIQDKKWIQAGNKAIETDEILLCAGQQPNVEALNLEAVGVKFYRHRLRLNLKLQTTNPRIYACGDAIGGYQFTNFSNYEARLALKNALFFPVFKVDYQSIPWTIFSEPQLARVGLTEAQARRIYGDRVLVLRQYFKTVAAAQLRDEITGICKLIVLRNGKILGAAIVGPQAGELINLISLAIAQRLKVDVLSDLAPAYPSLSEIFDQIAAEYRKASLNCNPLLQNLLEGFFNFRRS comes from the coding sequence ATGGCGTTTGACTACGATGTTGTAATTATTGGTGGCAGTCCAGCTGGACGCTACGCTGCCGTTACCGCAACCCAACTAAGAGCCAAGGTTGCCCTTGTAGAACCAGCTCAGAGGCAAGGGGTAGCTGCGCGATCGCCGCTGCAGGATCTCCTCACCCCTCACACTCTTTCTCGTATGGGGCTAACCCAGCAACTGGCAAGCGTCAATCAATTCGATGTAAATGCCAACGCCGATGCTGCCCAAAACCGCAAAATCTCTTTGCCATGGGCTGAGGCAATGCAGTGGAGTAGTGATGTAGTCGCAAATCTAGAAGATCAGAACTCACCTGCTGTATTAGCCTCGCTGGGAGTAGATTTCATCCAAGGCGCTGGTCAATTTGAGCGACAACCATGCCTTGCCTTTGCTGTTAATGGTCGCCGACTCTTGGCACGCTCTTATCTAGTTGCTGCTGGTTCCCGTCCTGCGATTCCAGCGATTCAAGGACTGCAAACCACAGGCTACCTCACTGCTTCAGAGGTTTGGCAACCGTTAACCTCTCCAGAACCACCAAAGCGCTGGGTAATTATTGGCGGCGATCCCAATGGATGCCAATTAGCTCAAACTCTAGCCCGACTTGGCTTAGACGTTGCTTTAATAGTGAGTCGTTCCCACATTCTAGCTAAAGAAGATCCAGAAATAGCTCAGCTGGTGCAAGCGACCCTAGAAGCTGAAGGCGTGCGCGTCCTCACCGCAACAGCAGTTACCCAAGTCAAGCGCATTCAGGACAAAAAGTGGATTCAGGCTGGAAACAAAGCGATAGAAACTGATGAAATTTTGCTTTGCGCTGGACAACAGCCGAATGTCGAAGCCTTAAACTTGGAAGCAGTAGGAGTTAAATTTTATCGGCATCGCCTCCGGTTAAATCTCAAACTACAAACCACCAACCCTCGGATCTACGCTTGCGGTGATGCGATTGGTGGCTACCAATTTACTAATTTTTCTAACTATGAAGCCAGGCTGGCGCTGAAAAATGCTCTATTTTTCCCCGTGTTCAAAGTTGATTATCAGAGCATTCCTTGGACAATCTTTTCTGAACCCCAGCTAGCACGAGTAGGCTTAACGGAGGCGCAAGCAAGACGTATATATGGCGACCGTGTTTTGGTCTTGCGGCAATACTTTAAGACAGTAGCAGCAGCTCAGCTGCGGGACGAAATCACTGGTATCTGTAAGTTGATTGTCTTACGCAATGGCAAGATTTTGGGAGCTGCGATAGTAGGTCCACAAGCTGGAGAGTTAATTAATTTGATTTCCCTGGCAATCGCCCAACGATTGAAAGTAGACGTACTCTCTGACCTCGCTCCTGCCTACCCCAGTTTGTCAGAAATTTTTGACCAAATAGCTGCTGAGTATCGTAAAGCTAGCCTCAACTGCAACCCTTTATTACAAAACTTGCTGGAAGGCTTCTTCAACTTCCGCCGCTCTTGA
- the glmM gene encoding phosphoglucosamine mutase has product MQRLTLPATPLFGTDGIRGRVGDLLSVPLALQVGFWAGQVLQRQSSIPGPVIVGQDSRNSSDMLAIALCEGLATAGLEVWYLGLCPTPCVAYLTRFSNAVGGVMISASHNPPEDNGIKIFGSDGAKVSQILQEDIEAGLRGKSTFPVCQSARRQHYLRPELVRDYTESLKTPLIPTTNLEGMRIVLDLAWGAAVNLAPNVFREMGAEVICLHDKPDGDRINVNCGSTHLASLQTAVQQHSANLGFAFDGDADRVLAVDDQGRAVDGDYILYLWGQSLRQAQQLPGNLIVSTVMANLGFERAWEKQGGKLIRTPVGDQYVQAEMLRTGGMLGGEQSGHILCRHYGVTGDGLLTALHLAALVQRAGVNLSELVAQSFQTYPQLLRNVRVEDRDRRLGWQQCEAVQRAIAQAEAAMGAQGRILVRASGTEPVIRVMVEAACAELTHQWTEYLVLAVRQHLTR; this is encoded by the coding sequence ATGCAGCGCTTAACTCTCCCAGCGACCCCCTTATTTGGAACCGATGGCATTCGCGGACGAGTAGGAGATCTACTAAGTGTACCCTTGGCGTTGCAAGTAGGTTTTTGGGCGGGTCAAGTGTTGCAGAGGCAGTCTTCTATTCCAGGACCAGTCATTGTGGGGCAGGACTCTAGAAACTCCAGCGATATGTTAGCAATCGCTTTGTGTGAGGGTCTAGCTACTGCTGGATTAGAAGTTTGGTATTTAGGATTATGTCCAACACCATGCGTCGCCTATCTCACTAGGTTTAGTAACGCAGTGGGTGGGGTAATGATCTCTGCAAGTCATAATCCACCAGAAGATAACGGAATTAAAATTTTTGGGTCAGATGGTGCTAAGGTGTCCCAAATATTACAGGAGGATATTGAGGCGGGACTGCGTGGTAAATCCACCTTCCCAGTTTGCCAAAGTGCCAGGAGACAGCACTACCTGCGACCAGAGTTAGTACGGGATTACACAGAGTCGCTGAAAACACCGCTTATACCTACGACTAATCTTGAGGGAATGCGAATCGTTCTGGATTTAGCTTGGGGAGCGGCAGTCAATTTAGCACCTAATGTATTCCGGGAAATGGGAGCAGAAGTAATTTGCTTGCATGACAAACCGGATGGCGATCGCATTAATGTTAACTGTGGTTCAACTCACCTCGCCTCTCTTCAGACTGCCGTTCAGCAGCATTCAGCGAACTTAGGATTTGCCTTTGATGGTGACGCCGATCGCGTTCTCGCTGTCGATGACCAAGGTAGAGCGGTAGATGGCGATTACATTCTCTACCTTTGGGGTCAGAGTTTGCGTCAGGCACAGCAACTACCTGGGAACTTAATTGTATCTACTGTAATGGCGAACCTGGGTTTTGAGCGTGCCTGGGAAAAACAAGGTGGTAAGCTGATTCGCACTCCTGTAGGCGACCAGTACGTGCAAGCAGAAATGCTCCGGACTGGGGGAATGCTGGGTGGTGAACAATCGGGACACATCCTTTGCCGTCACTACGGTGTGACCGGTGATGGTCTATTGACAGCCTTACACTTGGCGGCTTTAGTGCAACGAGCAGGTGTAAATTTGTCTGAACTGGTGGCTCAAAGCTTCCAAACCTACCCCCAGCTATTGCGGAATGTGCGCGTAGAAGACCGCGATCGCCGTCTAGGTTGGCAACAGTGTGAAGCTGTGCAACGAGCGATTGCCCAAGCCGAAGCCGCAATGGGCGCTCAAGGACGAATTCTAGTCCGTGCCTCTGGGACTGAACCAGTAATTAGAGTGATGGTAGAAGCCGCCTGTGCTGAACTGACTCACCAGTGGACTGAATATTTGGTTTTAGCAGTCCGGCAACACTTGACCCGCTAA